From Calditrichota bacterium, a single genomic window includes:
- a CDS encoding TonB-dependent receptor: MGSVKKIILSLLLVGAFCQPNFARGGNRGAISGTVLEIPSGIKLPGVNIQIVGTTLGTSTDRNGRFVIRAVPPGNFVLLATMIGHKPARTKPIFVSPGKTVNLTIQLEESTIDFDPVIVTANKTSQELDVSANSISVVSAQEIARRAPLSVQGILETVPGVTFVKDQINIRGSSGFTIGAANRTLLLVDGVPVMASDTGEFNWDLLPVLDVERIEVMKGAGSALWGTAALGGVVNIITKSPSEQGKTMVRFHAGEYGEPRYDEWKWTDKPLYFARIDVSHGRQIGPLGIRLSAGRAISTGYTQSDDYRRWNFTGKFNYRFRNGSNWVFYAALNRRNESLYIGWDDPKHPFEVKPSNRSRGRMKMANFYTKYNWLISAKAAVNFRLSYLMTLMGNQFVQTADFNPAKGLGSEIQGLFFPRKNWNIIAGLEFKWDTGSTKYFGDHQGYTIGVYAQTEIELLKKIRLTPGVRYDRYHVIDGVSQSLLSPRIGLNYRPSKKTVLRASAGSGFRAATIAERYLNFENSSVAVEANPNLKAETSWSYDFGWRQYLTKNWFVEAGAFRNDFKNLIEIDLRQSQIEFAKDIRVAVKFENLLQARIQGIELTTGGHWWKRRIRLTATATFLDHENLQTHQPLTYRPKNTIFISPAFCLGPVEFQADFHYASAPEAVKLFAYDERVPQKVWNFRFIYHYANFDFQIAANNAFDYYYTQIERNMAEVRNFTVGMTATF, encoded by the coding sequence CGTGGCGGCAACAGAGGCGCAATTTCCGGGACAGTACTGGAAATTCCTTCCGGAATAAAATTGCCGGGCGTCAATATCCAGATTGTGGGCACAACGCTCGGAACGAGCACGGATCGGAACGGCAGGTTTGTCATTCGCGCTGTGCCGCCGGGAAATTTTGTTTTATTGGCAACGATGATCGGCCACAAACCCGCGCGCACAAAACCGATTTTCGTCAGCCCCGGGAAAACGGTTAATTTGACGATTCAGTTGGAAGAATCGACAATTGATTTTGACCCGGTGATTGTCACAGCGAATAAAACCAGCCAGGAATTGGACGTCTCTGCCAACAGCATTTCTGTAGTCTCGGCACAGGAAATCGCGCGTCGGGCGCCGCTGTCGGTACAGGGAATTTTGGAAACAGTTCCCGGCGTGACTTTTGTGAAAGATCAAATTAACATTCGCGGCTCCAGCGGATTCACAATTGGCGCGGCGAACCGAACATTGCTGCTCGTGGACGGCGTTCCGGTGATGGCGAGCGATACCGGAGAATTTAATTGGGATTTACTGCCGGTTTTGGATGTCGAAAGAATTGAAGTAATGAAAGGCGCCGGTTCTGCGCTCTGGGGAACTGCGGCGCTCGGCGGAGTGGTTAATATCATCACCAAATCGCCTTCGGAACAGGGAAAAACGATGGTGCGCTTTCACGCCGGAGAATACGGCGAGCCGCGTTACGATGAGTGGAAATGGACGGACAAGCCGCTTTATTTTGCCAGAATTGACGTCAGTCATGGCCGGCAAATAGGCCCGCTGGGAATTCGTCTTTCCGCTGGCAGGGCGATTTCCACGGGCTACACGCAATCGGACGATTATCGCCGCTGGAATTTCACCGGAAAATTCAATTATCGTTTCAGAAATGGCTCCAATTGGGTTTTTTACGCGGCCCTGAATCGGAGAAATGAAAGTCTCTACATCGGCTGGGACGATCCGAAGCACCCGTTTGAAGTAAAACCGTCAAACCGCTCGCGCGGAAGAATGAAAATGGCAAATTTTTACACCAAGTACAATTGGTTGATTTCTGCGAAGGCGGCGGTGAATTTTCGGCTGTCCTATTTGATGACGCTGATGGGCAATCAATTTGTACAGACTGCGGATTTTAACCCGGCGAAAGGTCTGGGCTCAGAGATTCAGGGATTGTTTTTCCCGCGAAAAAATTGGAACATCATTGCCGGGTTGGAATTCAAATGGGACACCGGCAGCACAAAATATTTTGGCGACCATCAGGGATACACAATTGGCGTCTACGCCCAGACGGAAATCGAGCTGTTAAAAAAAATTCGTTTGACGCCCGGCGTGCGTTACGACCGCTATCATGTGATTGACGGCGTTTCGCAGAGTCTGCTGAGTCCAAGAATCGGATTAAATTACAGACCGTCGAAAAAAACTGTTTTGCGCGCATCTGCCGGCAGCGGTTTTCGGGCGGCAACAATTGCGGAACGCTATCTCAATTTCGAAAACAGCAGCGTGGCCGTCGAGGCCAATCCGAATTTGAAGGCGGAAACTTCCTGGTCGTACGATTTCGGATGGCGGCAATATTTGACAAAAAATTGGTTCGTGGAAGCGGGCGCGTTTCGCAATGATTTCAAAAATTTGATCGAAATCGATCTGCGGCAGAGTCAGATCGAATTTGCCAAGGATATTCGCGTGGCAGTGAAATTTGAAAATTTGCTGCAAGCGCGCATTCAGGGAATTGAGTTGACGACCGGAGGACACTGGTGGAAAAGAAGAATTCGTCTCACAGCGACGGCAACTTTTCTGGATCATGAAAATTTGCAAACGCATCAGCCGCTCACGTACAGACCGAAAAATACAATTTTTATCAGCCCTGCTTTTTGCCTAGGGCCTGTGGAATTTCAAGCTGATTTTCACTACGCCAGCGCGCCTGAAGCAGTGAAACTTTTCGCCTATGACGAGCGCGTGCCGCAGAAAGTGTGGAATTTCCGTTTCATTTATCATTACGCTAATTTTGATTTTCAAATTGCGGCAAACAACGCGTTTGATTATTATTACACTCAAATCGAGCGTAACATGGCGGAAGTGAGAAATTTTACCGTGGGAATGACGGCGACATTTTGA
- a CDS encoding acyl-CoA thioesterase: protein MNEDFKFKTDIVVGIGDINYGGHLSNDKYLVLFQEARLRYLKQFDFSELNIGEGTSLIMSDAQIKYRAEAFWNEQLQIFVRITDLNKTRFTFEYLVKKRTDKDVVVAMGRTKMVAFDYQRRKVKRLPDIFVEKISEFESEK, encoded by the coding sequence ATGAACGAAGATTTCAAATTCAAAACTGACATCGTTGTCGGCATTGGCGACATCAATTACGGCGGACATTTGAGCAATGACAAATATTTGGTGCTCTTTCAAGAAGCAAGATTGCGTTATTTGAAACAATTCGATTTTTCCGAGCTGAACATCGGCGAGGGAACGAGTTTGATCATGAGCGATGCCCAGATAAAATATCGCGCTGAAGCGTTTTGGAATGAGCAGCTACAAATTTTCGTGCGCATTACCGACTTGAACAAAACGCGATTTACTTTTGAGTATTTAGTCAAAAAAAGGACGGACAAGGACGTTGTCGTCGCAATGGGCCGCACGAAAATGGTAGCTTTCGATTATCAGCGAAGAAAAGTGAAACGTTTGCCGGATATTTTTGTGGAGAAAATTTCTGAATTTGAAAGTGAGAAATGA
- a CDS encoding PglZ domain-containing protein → MAEIKKKILWIDDEIELLKPHILFLEQRGYEITPVPNAEDGISLIRSNYFDLILLDEMLHGMDGLTALSEIKDINPSLPVIMITKSEKESLMEEAIGSRIDDYLTKPVNPSQILLTCKKILDRKKIEREKLSREYAQEFQQIAARLMTPMSASEWIDVYLKMTEWELELDHYPGLGLRQTLLSQKRECNASFGRFIEKKYAQWVNSDDRPVMSMDIVEKFVLPELDEGKNVVFIIMDNLRFDQWLAIEPLLYPYYQVRRNYYFAILPTATPYSRNAIFSGLTPLEMSEKFPQLWHEGEENETSLNRFERQFLSIQLKRYGIGEKQIKYVKIIESKESRTLLKNINSLAKSRVLAIVLNFIDFLAHSRSDSAVLKEIAPDEAAFRSLTRSWFEHSLFLKMLTKLADQGNSIIITSDHGSIRSLRGAKVIGDKETSTNLRYKYGRSLKCDPKFAVNVKHPKDFQLPQVGINTNFLIAREDFYFVYPTDYHHYLNYYNDTFQHGGISMEEMILPVIKLEAR, encoded by the coding sequence ATGGCGGAAATTAAAAAGAAAATTTTATGGATAGATGACGAAATCGAGCTGCTCAAGCCGCATATTTTGTTTTTGGAACAGCGCGGCTATGAAATTACGCCGGTGCCGAACGCAGAAGACGGCATTTCGCTCATCCGCAGCAATTATTTCGATTTGATTTTGCTGGACGAAATGCTGCACGGCATGGACGGGCTCACGGCGCTGAGCGAGATCAAAGATATTAATCCGTCGCTGCCGGTGATCATGATTACCAAAAGCGAGAAAGAATCGCTGATGGAAGAGGCCATTGGCAGCCGCATCGACGACTATCTCACCAAGCCGGTCAATCCGTCGCAAATTTTGCTCACGTGCAAAAAGATACTCGACAGAAAAAAAATTGAGCGAGAAAAGCTATCGCGCGAATACGCTCAGGAATTTCAGCAGATCGCTGCGCGCTTAATGACGCCGATGAGCGCCAGCGAATGGATCGATGTTTATTTGAAAATGACGGAATGGGAATTAGAGTTAGACCACTATCCTGGATTGGGGTTGCGCCAGACATTGTTGTCGCAGAAAAGAGAATGCAATGCTTCGTTCGGCCGTTTCATTGAAAAAAAGTATGCTCAGTGGGTGAATAGCGACGATAGGCCTGTCATGTCTATGGATATTGTGGAAAAATTTGTTTTGCCCGAGCTGGATGAAGGAAAAAATGTGGTTTTCATCATCATGGATAATTTGCGTTTTGACCAGTGGCTGGCGATAGAGCCGCTGTTGTATCCCTACTATCAGGTCCGGAGAAATTACTATTTTGCTATTTTGCCTACGGCTACGCCCTATTCGAGAAATGCTATTTTCTCAGGCCTGACGCCGCTGGAGATGTCTGAAAAGTTTCCTCAGCTATGGCATGAGGGGGAAGAAAACGAGACCAGTTTAAACCGATTTGAGCGGCAGTTTTTGTCGATTCAATTGAAACGCTATGGCATCGGAGAGAAACAGATCAAATATGTGAAGATCATTGAGTCCAAAGAATCGCGAACTTTGCTGAAGAATATCAATTCGCTCGCTAAATCCAGGGTATTGGCGATTGTGTTGAATTTTATCGATTTTTTGGCGCATTCGCGCAGCGATTCGGCGGTGTTGAAAGAAATCGCGCCGGACGAAGCCGCTTTTCGTTCGTTGACACGGTCGTGGTTTGAACATTCTCTTTTTTTGAAAATGCTAACGAAGTTGGCGGACCAGGGAAATTCGATCATCATTACTTCCGATCACGGCAGCATTCGAAGTTTGCGCGGCGCCAAAGTGATCGGCGACAAAGAAACGTCCACTAACTTACGTTACAAATATGGCCGCAGTTTGAAATGCGACCCGAAGTTTGCTGTCAACGTCAAACACCCGAAAGATTTTCAATTGCCACAGGTAGGCATCAACACTAATTTTTTGATTGCCAGAGAAGATTTTTATTTTGTTTATCCGACGGATTATCATCATTATTTAAATTATTACAATGACACTTTTCAGCACGGCGGCATTTCCATGGAAGAGATGATTTTGCCCGTGATTAAGCTGGAGGCAAGGTGA
- the tsaE gene encoding tRNA (adenosine(37)-N6)-threonylcarbamoyltransferase complex ATPase subunit type 1 TsaE, giving the protein MLTSKSVRETEDIGRRIGALLQPADVVCLFGDLGSGKTCFVRGVCRSLCGEDEVSSPTFTIINEYSGKLPVYHFDFYRLENEEQIFDLGYEEYFYGEGVCLIEWAERAPSLYPKQRIEIYLKAIFEKGKESWRRIHIRAFCEEGRLRDWEREFEKEKSAFASNPASF; this is encoded by the coding sequence TTGTTGACATCAAAATCCGTCCGCGAGACAGAAGACATCGGGCGTCGCATTGGCGCTTTGCTCCAGCCAGCCGATGTGGTTTGCTTGTTCGGAGACCTGGGGAGCGGAAAAACGTGCTTTGTGCGCGGCGTCTGCCGAAGCCTCTGCGGCGAAGATGAAGTCAGCAGCCCGACTTTTACAATTATCAACGAGTATTCCGGCAAACTGCCGGTTTACCATTTTGATTTTTATCGCCTGGAAAACGAGGAGCAGATTTTCGATTTAGGATACGAGGAATATTTTTACGGCGAAGGCGTTTGTCTGATCGAATGGGCGGAACGAGCGCCGTCTTTGTATCCGAAGCAGCGCATTGAGATTTATCTAAAAGCCATCTTTGAAAAAGGGAAAGAAAGTTGGCGCCGCATCCACATTCGCGCATTTTGCGAAGAAGGCCGTCTGCGCGATTGGGAACGTGAATTTGAAAAAGAGAAATCGGCTTTTGCCTCAAATCCGGCGAGTTTCTGA
- the tsaB gene encoding tRNA (adenosine(37)-N6)-threonylcarbamoyltransferase complex dimerization subunit type 1 TsaB, producing MKILGIDTSSETLALALTEDDNLISEARFWVKRAHAERLVAAVGNLLTQSRLSFDELEGIALSIGPGSFTGLRIGLAAVKGMVFEKKIAVAAVPTLEVLAYGGRFWQGAIRPLIRAQTDEAYTAVFNFENDLLVADSPAQLISLADLDSVVAEKTLLIASGFKNFQEFVTPKLNELTRIASAQDSLISGFSVARLGWQRFKKNQVEAIESLEPFYLKEFKAKRKIGF from the coding sequence ATGAAAATATTAGGGATCGACACTTCGAGTGAGACGCTCGCCTTGGCTTTGACGGAAGACGACAATTTGATTTCCGAGGCGCGTTTTTGGGTCAAACGGGCACATGCGGAACGCCTCGTGGCAGCGGTGGGAAATTTGTTAACGCAAAGCCGGTTGAGTTTTGACGAGCTCGAAGGGATTGCGCTTTCCATCGGGCCGGGGTCTTTCACCGGACTGCGGATTGGTCTGGCGGCGGTTAAAGGCATGGTTTTCGAGAAAAAAATAGCGGTCGCTGCCGTTCCGACGCTGGAAGTTTTGGCTTATGGCGGTCGCTTTTGGCAAGGCGCAATTCGTCCGCTCATCCGCGCTCAGACCGATGAAGCGTACACCGCCGTTTTCAATTTTGAAAATGATCTTTTGGTCGCTGATAGCCCGGCACAGCTCATTTCGCTCGCCGATTTGGATTCCGTAGTGGCAGAGAAAACATTGCTGATTGCCAGCGGCTTTAAAAATTTTCAGGAATTTGTCACTCCAAAGCTGAATGAGTTAACGCGAATAGCGTCCGCTCAGGATTCTTTGATTTCCGGCTTCAGCGTCGCGCGGCTGGGCTGGCAGCGGTTTAAAAAAAATCAGGTCGAAGCTATTGAAAGTCTGGAGCCATTTTATTTGAAAGAGTTCAAGGCAAAAAGGAAAATTGGATTTTAA